A DNA window from Novipirellula aureliae contains the following coding sequences:
- a CDS encoding glycosyl hydrolase family 95 catalytic domain-containing protein gives MRTKKSEFLTSCCCLLVALGVSSIVTTKAGFAQESVDAKSIDWQAYLEPFDMRWDRLPKKWSEAPFLGNGEQGTLMYQLGPREIRFDVGCSAAHDHRPFEQDDLTEKHVEVLNRGRLTIGSLRLQLPADVVGGSARVNLWDAEATGVLESADGKVQWKSVVHATEPVIFVQWESAGNLKDTRIDFRTERAKNPRAFRGKNERQPPHPEPKSYVSEDGIQASIQDLVAGGQTAVAWKIDDAGPKHRIWLSVQHSYPDANAIDKAIAAVRIASSADNDSWLASHRVWWHEYYPQSFLSTGDGYWDSFYWVQQYKLACATRKNGWIIDNQGPWLQPTAWNAIWWNLNAQLSHQGGYQANRRGAVSALSHRIDVNQESLKLNVAAPYRHDSSALGRSVSNWDLLGHAGEPGGRDSMDRNIGRETANLLWALHNVDLEYRYWQDADLRDRVLLPVLIRAVNYYRHFLKEGDDGWLHLPQTHSPEYRNAADCSYDLDLLRWAVGRLIELSAERAWDEQQQPLLPEWKRIQAKLVPTWVDETGRMIGKGVPLTGGHRHWSHLLAVYPLRTLTPENPDDRQLIEKSVKHWRSFGRGIAGYSHSGSACIAAMLGDGDLALEYLSNLKPYVHPNTFYSEIGLPVMETPLHGATAVQEMLFQSWGGRLRCFPAVPSTWPDAQFVDFRGEGAFLVSALRRNGKTEWVEVVSTKGGKIELETGIHGGQFQIQGNAEVEELQDGVFLLKTSPGSVIRVASETASKESLFVPQVIPSRTDLFRFGLN, from the coding sequence ATGCGAACGAAAAAAAGCGAATTCCTAACTTCTTGCTGTTGCCTGTTGGTCGCCTTGGGTGTCAGTTCAATCGTAACCACCAAGGCTGGCTTTGCCCAAGAGAGTGTTGACGCCAAGTCAATTGATTGGCAGGCGTATCTTGAGCCGTTCGATATGCGTTGGGATCGATTGCCGAAAAAGTGGTCGGAAGCTCCCTTTTTGGGCAATGGCGAACAGGGCACGTTGATGTACCAGTTGGGGCCGCGAGAGATTCGCTTTGACGTAGGCTGTTCGGCCGCACACGATCACAGGCCGTTTGAGCAAGACGACTTGACTGAAAAACATGTTGAGGTACTCAATCGTGGCAGGTTAACCATCGGTTCCCTGCGTCTACAATTGCCCGCCGATGTTGTTGGTGGCTCGGCTCGAGTCAATCTATGGGATGCGGAAGCAACCGGGGTGTTGGAATCAGCCGACGGCAAGGTACAGTGGAAGTCGGTGGTTCATGCAACAGAGCCGGTGATTTTTGTGCAGTGGGAATCAGCGGGCAATTTGAAGGATACACGCATTGACTTTCGCACCGAACGTGCCAAAAACCCACGTGCCTTCCGCGGTAAGAACGAACGTCAACCGCCCCATCCTGAGCCCAAATCCTATGTCTCCGAAGATGGCATTCAGGCGAGCATTCAAGACTTGGTTGCCGGTGGCCAGACCGCGGTGGCCTGGAAGATCGATGACGCAGGTCCGAAGCATCGAATCTGGCTGAGTGTTCAGCACAGCTATCCCGATGCCAATGCGATCGATAAAGCGATTGCTGCGGTTCGAATCGCCAGTTCCGCGGACAACGATTCCTGGTTGGCGTCCCATCGAGTTTGGTGGCACGAATATTATCCACAGAGTTTTCTGTCGACAGGAGACGGCTATTGGGATTCGTTCTATTGGGTCCAGCAGTACAAGTTGGCTTGCGCCACGCGGAAGAACGGGTGGATCATCGACAACCAAGGGCCGTGGTTACAGCCAACCGCTTGGAATGCAATTTGGTGGAATCTGAACGCGCAGTTATCGCACCAAGGTGGATACCAGGCGAACCGACGCGGTGCCGTTTCGGCGCTTAGTCACCGAATTGATGTCAATCAAGAATCGTTGAAGTTGAATGTTGCAGCACCCTATCGCCATGACTCCTCGGCGCTGGGGCGGAGCGTTTCGAACTGGGATCTACTTGGGCATGCAGGTGAACCGGGTGGACGCGATTCGATGGACCGCAATATTGGACGCGAAACAGCCAACTTGCTTTGGGCGTTACACAATGTTGATCTGGAGTATCGCTATTGGCAGGATGCCGATCTTCGTGACCGTGTCTTGTTGCCGGTATTGATTCGTGCGGTGAATTACTACCGCCACTTTTTGAAAGAAGGTGACGATGGTTGGTTGCATTTGCCTCAAACGCACAGCCCCGAGTATCGTAATGCTGCGGATTGCTCGTACGATCTCGATCTCTTGCGTTGGGCCGTTGGCCGATTGATCGAATTGTCCGCCGAACGAGCGTGGGATGAACAGCAACAACCGCTGCTGCCCGAATGGAAACGAATTCAAGCGAAGTTGGTGCCGACATGGGTTGATGAAACCGGTCGAATGATTGGCAAAGGCGTTCCACTCACAGGCGGTCATCGGCATTGGTCGCATCTGTTGGCTGTCTATCCGCTCCGCACCTTGACGCCTGAGAATCCCGACGATCGTCAACTGATTGAAAAAAGTGTGAAGCATTGGCGCAGTTTCGGCCGAGGGATTGCAGGCTACTCACACTCGGGCAGCGCATGCATCGCTGCGATGCTGGGAGACGGTGATTTGGCGTTGGAGTACCTAAGCAATTTAAAACCCTACGTTCATCCCAATACATTTTATTCCGAAATTGGACTTCCCGTGATGGAAACACCCTTGCACGGAGCGACAGCGGTGCAAGAAATGTTGTTTCAGAGTTGGGGGGGACGCTTACGGTGTTTTCCCGCGGTTCCATCCACTTGGCCCGATGCACAGTTTGTGGATTTTCGTGGCGAAGGAGCATTCTTGGTGAGCGCGTTACGCCGCAACGGTAAAACGGAGTGGGTCGAAGTCGTGTCGACCAAAGGTGGCAAGATTGAATTGGAAACTGGCATTCATGGCGGTCAATTTCAGATCCAAGGAAACGCGGAAGTCGAAGAATTACAAGATGGCGTGTTCCTATTGAAGACGTCTCCTGGAAGTGTGATCCGCGTTGCATCAGAAACGGCCAGCAAAGAGTCCTTGTTTGTGCCTCAAGTGATCCCGTCGCGAACCGACCTGTTTCGGTTCGGACTCAACTAG
- a CDS encoding sulfatase, with product MTRLRFAIASMTVLALVPWSSAFAQREQGDEGHRGPNFVFFLVDDLGWMDIGANGSPFYETPNVDKLAEEGVRFTQAYAGSPVCSPTRAAILTGKNPARIHLTQWIGGPGNPDYERNLPLEEVLFPELLQQAGYKNIFLGKWHLNNRIGEGTHWPDKQGFDINVAGHFRGGLYIKNKYFSPWDIPNIQNGPEGEYMTDRLAEEAVSFINQNHDSPFLVYFSFYSVHAPFSAPDRRVKKYEEKQETVGWTEEERFQEGMLAGKQLTYRDKQDHPTYAAMVASMDQAVGRVLEAVKAKGIEDNTVVVFFSDNGGLSTSEGTPTANTPLKAGKGFLYEGGIREPAIIKWPGVTEPATVSDAVITSMDFYPTILEMAGLPLRPELHQDGKSLVPLLKNTTQRIHDATYFHYPHRSNQKGSPSGAIRKGDYKLIVFFNDNRRELYNLKQDIGETRNLASEMPDVADELYRELKAWWEEVDARFPDGYVAD from the coding sequence ATGACACGGTTGAGATTCGCGATAGCAAGCATGACGGTCCTCGCCTTGGTTCCTTGGTCGAGCGCGTTTGCGCAGCGAGAGCAAGGGGATGAAGGCCATCGAGGACCCAACTTCGTTTTCTTCTTGGTCGATGATCTGGGGTGGATGGATATCGGGGCCAATGGCAGTCCATTCTACGAAACGCCCAACGTTGACAAGCTAGCAGAGGAAGGTGTTCGGTTTACTCAGGCTTATGCCGGTTCCCCGGTTTGCTCGCCAACGCGGGCCGCGATATTGACGGGCAAAAATCCTGCACGCATCCACCTGACTCAGTGGATCGGCGGTCCAGGCAATCCGGACTACGAGCGCAACTTGCCGTTAGAAGAAGTGCTGTTTCCAGAGTTGCTGCAGCAGGCTGGATACAAGAACATCTTTCTCGGAAAATGGCACCTGAACAACCGGATTGGCGAAGGTACACACTGGCCAGACAAGCAGGGTTTCGACATCAACGTTGCTGGCCATTTTCGCGGTGGGCTCTACATCAAGAACAAATACTTCTCACCTTGGGATATACCGAACATCCAAAACGGTCCCGAGGGCGAATACATGACCGATCGTTTGGCGGAAGAAGCCGTAAGCTTTATCAACCAGAATCACGACTCGCCGTTCCTGGTGTATTTCTCTTTTTACTCGGTACATGCTCCGTTCAGTGCACCCGATAGGCGTGTCAAGAAGTACGAGGAAAAGCAAGAGACCGTCGGCTGGACCGAAGAGGAGCGATTCCAAGAAGGCATGCTTGCTGGGAAGCAATTGACCTACCGAGACAAACAAGATCATCCTACCTACGCAGCCATGGTTGCATCGATGGATCAGGCAGTGGGAAGAGTGCTCGAAGCCGTCAAAGCCAAAGGCATCGAAGACAATACAGTCGTTGTCTTTTTCTCCGATAACGGGGGACTGTCCACTTCCGAAGGCACGCCAACTGCAAACACCCCACTGAAGGCCGGAAAGGGTTTCTTGTACGAAGGCGGGATCAGGGAGCCGGCGATCATCAAGTGGCCTGGTGTTACCGAGCCAGCAACCGTGTCGGATGCCGTCATTACCAGCATGGATTTTTATCCAACGATTCTTGAAATGGCAGGACTTCCACTTCGCCCTGAACTGCACCAGGACGGCAAGAGTCTTGTGCCTCTGCTGAAGAATACGACGCAGAGGATTCATGATGCAACTTACTTCCATTACCCTCATCGTTCCAACCAGAAGGGCAGTCCGAGCGGAGCGATTCGCAAGGGAGATTACAAGCTAATCGTCTTCTTCAACGACAATCGGCGAGAGCTCTACAACCTGAAGCAAGACATTGGAGAGACACGGAATCTGGCAAGTGAGATGCCAGACGTGGCAGACGAACTGTATCGTGAACTCAAGGCGTGGTGGGAAGAGGTTGACGCACGATTCCCCGACGGCTACGTCGCCGATTAA